The following coding sequences lie in one Lysobacter capsici genomic window:
- a CDS encoding SapC family protein, with protein MLIYDRVVPLNRHTHRRLRLRTATHNARFAAQLNSVPLTTVEFPHAASEYTIVFARLENGDFLPAVVVGLRNQHNLYVDENSRWKRGYVPAFLRQYPFMLAEDRDSGTLTVCVDMAYDGLSEEDGDLLFKEDGEDSENLARAMGFLSDFHSEFKRTAAFTARLKELDLLEQRVIRFGGEGQQRELGGVYVVSEERLLKLGDAVIPDLLRTGALGLIYTHLVSMQNLERLSVLEQEDAAKAAAAPSASGSAN; from the coding sequence ATGCTGATTTACGACCGCGTCGTACCGTTGAACCGCCACACCCATCGCCGCCTGCGCCTGCGCACGGCCACGCACAATGCCCGTTTCGCCGCCCAGCTCAATTCGGTGCCGCTGACCACGGTCGAGTTCCCGCACGCCGCGTCCGAGTACACGATCGTGTTCGCGCGCCTGGAGAACGGCGATTTTCTGCCGGCGGTGGTGGTCGGCCTGCGCAACCAGCACAACCTGTATGTCGATGAGAATTCGCGCTGGAAGCGCGGCTACGTGCCGGCGTTCCTGCGCCAATACCCGTTCATGCTGGCCGAGGACCGCGACAGCGGCACGCTGACGGTCTGCGTGGACATGGCCTACGACGGCCTGTCGGAAGAGGACGGCGACCTGCTGTTCAAGGAAGACGGCGAAGACAGCGAGAACCTCGCACGGGCGATGGGTTTCCTGTCCGACTTCCACAGCGAGTTCAAGCGCACCGCGGCGTTCACCGCGCGCCTGAAGGAACTGGACTTGCTGGAGCAGCGCGTGATCCGTTTCGGCGGGGAAGGCCAGCAGCGCGAACTCGGCGGCGTCTATGTGGTTTCCGAAGAGCGCCTGCTCAAGCTCGGCGACGCGGTGATTCCGGACCTGTTGCGCACCGGTGCGCTCGGCTTGATCTACACGCACCTGGTGTCGATGCAGAACCTCGAGCGTTTGTCGGTGCTCGAGCAGGAAGATGCGGCGAAGGCTGCGGCCGCGCCGAGCGCAAGCGGCTCGGCGAACTAG
- a CDS encoding cell envelope integrity protein TolA, producing MSRSYGQPSRWSRALTVLGALGVFAVLAWLVWSLMQDAGPTQKRMPPRITQVILPPPPPPPPPPQPDKVPEEEKLVENTPFESLDPPKDDSADPPGDPLTADAGPGSNEFGLTPGSGGGGTRIGGKGGGGNPYAGYAAMVQRNVQQYLQRDEKTRKGRYSATVAMWLNADGTIQRSQVITSTGKPDLDRAIVAALQGRALPQPPPEQMPQPINLRIGAISPG from the coding sequence GTGAGCCGTTCCTACGGACAACCTTCGCGCTGGTCGCGCGCGCTCACCGTGCTCGGCGCGCTGGGCGTGTTCGCGGTGCTCGCGTGGCTGGTGTGGTCGCTGATGCAGGATGCCGGCCCGACCCAGAAGCGCATGCCGCCGCGGATCACCCAGGTGATCCTGCCGCCGCCTCCACCGCCGCCGCCTCCGCCGCAACCCGACAAGGTGCCGGAGGAAGAAAAACTGGTCGAGAACACGCCGTTCGAATCGCTCGATCCGCCCAAGGACGACTCGGCCGATCCGCCGGGCGATCCGCTCACCGCCGACGCCGGACCGGGTTCGAACGAATTCGGCCTGACCCCGGGCAGCGGCGGTGGCGGCACCCGCATCGGCGGCAAGGGCGGTGGCGGCAATCCGTATGCCGGCTATGCCGCGATGGTCCAGCGCAACGTGCAGCAGTACCTGCAGCGCGACGAGAAAACCCGCAAGGGCCGCTATTCGGCGACCGTCGCGATGTGGCTCAACGCCGACGGCACGATCCAGCGTTCGCAGGTGATCACCTCCACCGGCAAGCCCGACCTCGACCGCGCCATCGTCGCCGCCTTGCAGGGCCGCGCGCTGCCGCAGCCGCCGCCGGAGCAGATGCCGCAACCGATCAACCTGCGCATCGGCGCCATTTCGCCGGGCTAG
- a CDS encoding putative porin: MTALSNPHRRFTLSALTLSALTLALAALCMTPALAAPPVDASKISPEVTLKLIDLLVAKGVMTREQADDLIAEASASAATRPATAVAAQPAYQTAPGAVVVPYIPEVVRQQIKDELRAEVTQQAKSEGWAAPNALPEWTQRISVYGDLRARAEDVLNDGENYNDFPNFGMLNAGTGYDVNDPLSNPLPTVNTTKNRGRMRMRARLGVHAQIADWVEADLRMATGSDRSPVSTNQTLGAGGNLSKYSLWLDRAYLRLKPTDWLTADIGRAPSPFWTSDLLFDTDLGFDGVAVKTEFDLGPDFHPYVNVGAFPIFNTDFDFGSTQRADKASSRDKWLYGVQAGADWKFSDDVKLKFGLGYFLFDHINGERSSPCIAPTSKDVCDTDLSRPQFQQFGNTMFAIRDIVPASGAPDGPQLQYFGYASEFGVANLHAALEIASFDPVKIVIEADVVKNLKYDAKRIQALGPLNNFKPNIEPLQHDGGDSGYYVNLLVGQPKIAKAWDWNASIGYKRLESDAVPDAFTDSDFHLGGTNARGFIVGGALGLARNTWLGLRWLSANEMTGAPYSVDVVQLDLSTEF; this comes from the coding sequence ATGACCGCATTGTCCAATCCGCATCGCCGCTTCACGCTGAGCGCATTGACACTGAGCGCATTGACGCTGGCGCTGGCCGCGCTGTGCATGACGCCCGCCCTGGCCGCGCCGCCGGTCGACGCGTCCAAGATCAGCCCCGAAGTCACCCTCAAGCTCATCGATCTGCTGGTCGCCAAAGGCGTGATGACGCGCGAGCAGGCCGACGACTTGATCGCCGAGGCGAGCGCCAGCGCCGCGACCCGGCCTGCGACGGCGGTGGCCGCGCAGCCGGCGTACCAGACCGCGCCCGGCGCGGTGGTCGTGCCGTACATTCCCGAAGTCGTGCGTCAGCAGATCAAGGACGAACTGCGCGCGGAAGTCACCCAGCAGGCCAAGAGCGAAGGCTGGGCGGCGCCGAACGCGCTGCCCGAATGGACCCAGCGCATCAGCGTCTACGGCGACCTGCGCGCGCGCGCCGAGGACGTGCTCAACGACGGCGAGAACTACAACGACTTCCCGAATTTCGGCATGCTCAACGCCGGCACCGGTTACGACGTCAACGATCCGCTGTCCAATCCGCTGCCGACCGTCAACACCACCAAGAACCGCGGCCGCATGCGCATGCGCGCGCGCCTGGGCGTCCACGCGCAGATCGCCGACTGGGTCGAGGCCGACCTGCGCATGGCCACCGGCAGCGACCGCAGCCCGGTGTCGACCAACCAGACCCTCGGCGCCGGCGGCAATCTGTCCAAGTACTCGCTGTGGCTCGATCGCGCCTACCTGCGGCTCAAGCCGACCGACTGGCTGACCGCCGACATCGGCCGCGCGCCCAGTCCGTTCTGGACCAGCGATCTGCTGTTCGACACCGACTTGGGCTTCGACGGCGTGGCGGTCAAGACCGAGTTCGATCTGGGCCCGGATTTCCATCCCTACGTCAACGTCGGCGCGTTCCCGATCTTCAACACCGACTTCGATTTCGGCTCGACCCAGCGCGCCGACAAGGCCAGCAGCCGCGACAAATGGCTGTACGGCGTGCAGGCCGGCGCGGACTGGAAATTCAGCGACGACGTGAAACTGAAGTTCGGCCTGGGGTATTTCCTGTTCGACCACATCAACGGCGAGCGCTCGTCGCCGTGCATCGCGCCGACCTCCAAGGACGTGTGCGACACCGATCTGTCGCGGCCGCAGTTCCAGCAGTTCGGCAACACCATGTTCGCGATCCGCGACATCGTGCCGGCCTCGGGCGCGCCCGACGGCCCGCAGTTGCAGTACTTCGGCTACGCCAGCGAATTCGGCGTGGCCAACCTGCACGCGGCGCTGGAGATCGCCAGCTTCGATCCGGTCAAGATCGTGATCGAGGCCGACGTGGTCAAGAACCTCAAGTACGACGCCAAGCGCATCCAGGCGCTCGGCCCGCTCAACAACTTCAAGCCCAACATCGAGCCGCTGCAGCACGACGGCGGCGACAGCGGTTACTACGTCAACCTGCTGGTCGGTCAGCCGAAGATCGCCAAGGCCTGGGACTGGAACGCGAGCATCGGCTACAAGCGCCTGGAATCCGACGCCGTGCCGGACGCCTTCACCGATTCGGACTTCCACCTGGGCGGCACCAACGCGCGCGGCTTCATCGTCGGCGGCGCGCTTGGCCTGGCGCGCAACACCTGGCTGGGGCTGCGCTGGCTCAGCGCGAACGAGATGACCGGTGCGCCGTATTCGGTGGACGTGGTCCAGCTCGATCTCAGTACTGAATTCTGA
- a CDS encoding replication-associated recombination protein A yields the protein MRPRTLDEMVGQRRLLAPGSALRRAVESGRVHSMILWGPPGCGKTTLALLLAHYSDAEFKAISAVLSGLPEVRQVLAEAAHRFADGRRTVLFVDEVHRFNKTQQDAFLPHIERGTIVFVGATTENPSFELNSALLSRCRVHVMEAVSPDDIAQTLRRALQDPTRGLGEQTIRVEDELLMQIATAADGDVRRALTLLEIAAELAADEDGAITANTLAQVLADRTRRFDKGGEQFYDQISALHKSVRSSNPDAALYWFARMLDGGCDPHYLARRLTRMAVEDIGLADPRALQMSVDAWDTYDRLGSPEGDLALAQVVIYLASTAKSNAAYAAFNAAKRDVVEHGTQDVPLHLRNAPTKLMKQLGYSKGYQYDHDAEGGIALDQTGFPDAMGERVYYQPVERGLEIKLREKLSRLRAQREQARGEGDDE from the coding sequence ATGCGCCCGCGCACCCTGGACGAAATGGTCGGCCAGCGCCGCTTGCTCGCGCCGGGCTCGGCCTTGCGCCGCGCGGTCGAGTCGGGACGCGTGCATTCGATGATCCTGTGGGGCCCGCCGGGCTGCGGCAAGACCACCCTGGCGCTGCTGCTGGCGCATTACTCCGACGCCGAGTTCAAGGCGATCTCGGCGGTGCTGTCGGGTTTGCCGGAGGTGCGCCAGGTGCTGGCCGAGGCCGCGCACCGCTTCGCCGACGGCCGCCGCACGGTGCTGTTCGTCGACGAGGTCCACCGATTCAACAAGACCCAGCAGGACGCGTTCCTGCCGCATATCGAACGCGGCACCATCGTTTTCGTCGGCGCGACCACCGAGAACCCTTCGTTCGAACTCAATTCGGCGCTGCTGTCGCGCTGCCGCGTGCACGTGATGGAGGCGGTGTCGCCCGACGACATCGCCCAGACCTTGCGGCGTGCGTTGCAGGACCCCACGCGCGGCCTGGGCGAGCAGACGATCCGGGTCGAGGACGAGTTGCTGATGCAGATCGCCACCGCCGCCGACGGCGACGTGCGACGCGCGCTGACCCTGCTGGAAATCGCCGCCGAACTGGCCGCCGACGAAGACGGCGCAATCACCGCGAACACGCTGGCGCAAGTCCTGGCCGACCGCACCCGCCGCTTCGACAAGGGCGGCGAGCAGTTCTACGACCAGATCTCGGCGTTGCACAAGTCGGTGCGCAGTTCCAATCCGGACGCGGCGCTGTACTGGTTCGCGCGCATGCTCGACGGCGGCTGCGACCCGCATTACCTGGCGCGGCGCCTGACCCGGATGGCGGTCGAGGACATCGGCCTGGCCGATCCGCGTGCCTTGCAGATGTCGGTGGACGCCTGGGACACCTACGACCGGCTGGGCAGCCCCGAGGGCGATCTGGCCCTGGCCCAGGTGGTGATCTACTTGGCGAGCACGGCCAAATCCAATGCCGCGTATGCCGCGTTCAACGCGGCCAAGCGCGACGTGGTCGAGCACGGCACCCAGGACGTCCCGCTGCACCTGCGCAATGCGCCGACCAAGCTGATGAAGCAGTTGGGGTATTCGAAGGGCTATCAGTACGACCACGATGCCGAGGGCGGCATCGCCCTGGATCAGACCGGTTTTCCCGATGCGATGGGCGAGCGGGTGTATTACCAGCCGGTCGAGCGCGGGCTGGAGATCAAGCTGCGCGAGAAGCTGAGCCGGTTGCGGGCGCAGCGCGAGCAGGCGCGGGGTGAGGGCGACGACGAATGA
- a CDS encoding ExbD/TolR family protein has product MKVQGKKPYDDINITPMLDLAYVLLVIFIIMTTAAVQGIKVDLPKASASQPLSVPKTKVIAIDNAGQLSIDAVPVSMSELEQQLRNALANDAELPVILRGDRAVQYDKVMAVLDLCSKLGISSIGLASQRQAAG; this is encoded by the coding sequence GTGAAGGTGCAGGGCAAGAAACCCTACGACGACATCAACATCACGCCGATGCTGGATCTGGCTTACGTGCTGCTGGTGATCTTCATCATCATGACCACCGCGGCGGTGCAGGGGATCAAGGTCGACCTGCCCAAGGCCAGCGCGAGCCAGCCGCTGTCGGTGCCCAAGACCAAGGTGATCGCGATCGACAACGCCGGCCAGCTCAGCATCGACGCGGTGCCGGTCAGCATGAGCGAGCTCGAACAGCAACTGCGCAACGCGCTGGCCAACGACGCCGAACTGCCGGTGATCCTGCGCGGCGATCGCGCGGTGCAGTACGACAAGGTCATGGCGGTGCTGGACCTGTGCAGCAAGCTCGGCATTTCCTCGATCGGTCTGGCGTCGCAGCGCCAGGCCGCCGGTTGA
- a CDS encoding fluoride efflux transporter FluC: MTRTALLQLLAVGLGGAFGAMLRHGANALLPRASAPWPALSTLCVNVVGCLCAGLLLVWLGQRDDADFWRALLLTGVLGGLTTFSAFGVDLLALLRAARYDWLALTIAAHVGLGLLAIVIGWRVGQSLWPKL; this comes from the coding sequence ATGACCCGCACCGCCTTGCTGCAATTGCTTGCCGTCGGCCTGGGTGGCGCGTTCGGCGCGATGCTGCGCCACGGCGCCAATGCGCTGCTGCCGCGCGCGTCGGCGCCGTGGCCGGCGTTGTCGACCCTGTGCGTCAACGTGGTCGGCTGCCTGTGCGCGGGTTTGCTCTTGGTCTGGCTCGGTCAGCGCGACGATGCGGATTTCTGGCGCGCGCTGTTGCTGACCGGCGTGCTCGGCGGCCTGACCACGTTCTCGGCGTTCGGCGTGGACCTGCTCGCGCTGCTGCGCGCGGCGCGCTACGACTGGCTGGCGCTGACGATCGCGGCGCATGTCGGCCTGGGCCTGCTGGCGATCGTGATCGGCTGGCGGGTCGGGCAATCGCTGTGGCCGAAGCTGTGA
- a CDS encoding DUF2341 domain-containing protein, whose product MNRLRVMLATVLLLLSLPAMAASWWDGKWNYRAKVDLNTTSAGAGVSEPGGRTQVLVRLHSGNFNFADAKEDGSDVRFIAADDRTPLKYHFEKYDGLVDQVALAWVDLPDLQANAAASIYVYFGNPEATPGSDAKGSYDADSVAVYHFADQGTAGNDQTAYANNARPPLTLAQAALIGSGLQMNGQTPLNVPASSSLNITAAQALTVSAWIKPAAANASGVIVALPGALTVLLDAGVLYAEVPSAAGVLRTSAGAPLTGDSWAHVAVRAGDNKVTVYLNGAPVGEVAAALPAANAGLSIGGEKAADGNAARANFIGLIDEVQVSKIARPVGLIQAAAHSQGLDARLLTFQPVEQRSGDGGHNYFGILFSALTVDAWIVIVILGFMAVISWWVMIGKGVFVNATAKANERFLQAFRKYAGEYPLHDAAWVKGAQDSGPLNGEKSNLARLLEVGLEELRNRVAAGGGRSVVRTQSIAAIRSALDAAAVREGQRLNKMMVLLTIAISGGPFLGLLGTVVGVMITFAAVAAAGDVNINAIAPGIAAALLATVAGLAVAIPALFGYNYLLSRTEAIGADMQVFVDELEKRIAEDYAGDAPLPSQLTRSVSTETLP is encoded by the coding sequence GTGAACCGATTGCGCGTGATGCTGGCCACTGTGTTGTTGTTGCTCTCGCTGCCGGCGATGGCGGCCTCGTGGTGGGACGGCAAGTGGAACTACCGGGCCAAGGTCGATCTCAACACCACCTCGGCCGGCGCCGGCGTGAGCGAACCCGGCGGCCGCACCCAGGTACTGGTGCGCCTGCACTCGGGCAACTTCAATTTCGCCGACGCCAAGGAAGACGGCAGCGACGTGCGTTTCATCGCCGCTGACGACCGCACGCCGCTGAAGTACCACTTCGAGAAATACGACGGCCTGGTCGATCAGGTCGCGCTGGCCTGGGTCGATCTGCCGGACCTGCAAGCCAACGCGGCGGCGTCGATCTACGTCTACTTCGGCAACCCCGAAGCGACGCCGGGCAGCGACGCCAAGGGTAGCTACGACGCCGACAGCGTCGCGGTGTATCACTTCGCCGACCAGGGCACCGCCGGCAACGACCAGACCGCCTACGCCAACAACGCGCGGCCGCCGTTGACCCTGGCCCAGGCCGCGTTGATCGGTTCGGGCCTGCAGATGAACGGCCAGACGCCGTTGAACGTGCCGGCCTCGTCGTCGTTGAACATCACCGCCGCGCAGGCGTTGACGGTGTCGGCCTGGATAAAACCGGCCGCGGCGAACGCGAGCGGCGTGATCGTGGCCTTGCCCGGCGCGCTGACCGTGTTGCTCGACGCGGGCGTGCTGTACGCCGAAGTGCCGAGCGCCGCCGGCGTGCTGCGCACCTCCGCCGGCGCGCCGTTGACCGGTGACAGTTGGGCGCACGTCGCGGTACGCGCCGGCGACAACAAGGTGACGGTGTACCTCAACGGCGCGCCGGTCGGCGAAGTCGCCGCGGCCTTGCCGGCGGCGAACGCGGGCCTGTCGATCGGCGGCGAGAAAGCCGCCGACGGCAACGCTGCGCGCGCCAATTTCATCGGCCTGATCGACGAAGTGCAGGTGTCGAAAATCGCCCGTCCGGTCGGCCTGATCCAGGCCGCCGCGCACAGCCAGGGCCTGGACGCGCGCCTGCTTACGTTCCAGCCGGTCGAACAACGCTCCGGCGATGGCGGCCACAACTACTTCGGCATCTTGTTCAGCGCGCTGACCGTCGATGCCTGGATCGTGATCGTGATCCTCGGCTTCATGGCGGTGATCTCGTGGTGGGTGATGATCGGCAAGGGCGTGTTCGTCAACGCCACCGCCAAGGCCAACGAGCGCTTCCTGCAGGCGTTCCGCAAGTACGCCGGCGAGTACCCGCTGCACGACGCCGCCTGGGTCAAGGGCGCGCAGGACAGCGGCCCGCTCAACGGCGAAAAATCCAATCTCGCGCGCTTGCTCGAAGTCGGCCTGGAAGAACTGCGCAACCGCGTCGCCGCCGGCGGCGGACGTTCGGTGGTGCGCACCCAGTCGATCGCCGCGATCCGTTCCGCGCTCGACGCCGCCGCGGTGCGCGAAGGCCAGCGCCTGAACAAGATGATGGTGCTGCTGACCATCGCGATTTCCGGCGGCCCCTTCCTCGGCCTGCTCGGCACCGTGGTCGGCGTGATGATCACCTTCGCCGCGGTCGCCGCGGCCGGCGACGTCAACATCAACGCGATCGCGCCCGGCATCGCCGCGGCGCTGCTGGCGACCGTCGCCGGCCTGGCCGTCGCGATCCCGGCGCTGTTCGGCTACAACTATCTGCTCAGCCGCACCGAAGCGATCGGCGCGGATATGCAGGTGTTCGTCGACGAACTGGAAAAGCGCATCGCCGAAGACTATGCCGGCGACGCGCCGCTGCCGTCGCAGCTGACCCGCAGCGTGTCGACGGAGACGCTGCCGTGA
- a CDS encoding ShlB/FhaC/HecB family hemolysin secretion/activation protein: protein MSLRLIAAVGLSLLGPARLHAQETSTAAQAAAPIARFDVMAYQVLGNSQLSNLDIEKAVYPHLGPQRSEQDVEAARAALQALYDHKGFPTVSVVIPEQDASTGLVTLQVNEQKVGRLRVNGADYFSPDDIERAAPSLAQGQVPNFKDVQRDIVALNQWPDRRVTPEIKAGATPNTVDVDLNVEDSLPLHGSLELNNRNSANTTEQRLAASVRYDNLWQRGHSISLSAQIAPQRRSDAEVFSASYLARFGASPYSLLGYAVRSKSDIAVVGDLNVIGNGTLAGVRLMRSFAAREGFFHSLSLGLDYKDFNENLVQGADRGSVPIEYLPISVNYNADWVKERSVSDLALSAVFNLRGVGDGRAAFDAKRYQAQPNFFYLRASGSHTWKYSNDAQLMLRLQSQFAGEPLISNEQFSIGGLDSVRGYYESESLGDLGAAATLEARTPSFSDSLGDAFQELRLRAFVDAGYARINDPLPDQLRSETLVSAGFGASLKAFGHFNGSVDVAKPLSSPNGRDRKPDGVEVGVRLWGEF from the coding sequence ATGTCTCTACGCCTCATCGCAGCCGTCGGACTGAGCTTGCTCGGACCGGCGCGCTTACACGCGCAGGAAACCTCGACGGCGGCGCAAGCCGCCGCGCCGATCGCTCGCTTCGACGTGATGGCCTACCAGGTGCTCGGCAACAGCCAGCTGAGCAATCTCGATATAGAAAAGGCGGTGTACCCGCATCTGGGGCCGCAGCGCAGCGAACAGGATGTCGAAGCCGCGCGCGCCGCGTTGCAGGCGCTGTACGACCATAAGGGCTTTCCGACCGTCAGCGTGGTGATCCCGGAGCAGGACGCGTCCACCGGCCTGGTCACCTTGCAGGTCAACGAACAGAAGGTCGGCCGGCTGCGGGTCAACGGCGCGGATTACTTTTCGCCCGACGACATCGAGCGCGCCGCGCCGTCGCTGGCGCAAGGCCAGGTGCCGAATTTCAAGGACGTGCAGCGCGATATCGTTGCGCTGAACCAATGGCCCGATCGCCGCGTCACCCCGGAGATCAAGGCCGGCGCCACGCCGAACACGGTCGATGTCGACCTCAATGTCGAAGACAGCCTGCCGCTGCACGGCTCGCTGGAACTCAACAACCGCAACAGCGCCAACACCACCGAGCAACGCCTCGCGGCGAGCGTGCGCTACGACAATCTGTGGCAGCGCGGCCACAGCATCAGCCTGTCGGCGCAGATCGCGCCGCAGCGGCGTTCGGACGCCGAAGTGTTCTCGGCCTCGTACCTGGCGCGCTTCGGCGCCTCGCCTTATTCATTGCTCGGCTACGCGGTGCGCAGCAAGAGCGACATCGCGGTGGTCGGCGATCTCAACGTGATCGGCAACGGCACCCTGGCCGGCGTGCGGCTGATGCGTTCGTTCGCCGCGCGCGAAGGCTTCTTCCACTCGTTGAGCCTGGGTCTGGACTACAAGGACTTCAACGAGAACCTGGTGCAGGGCGCCGACCGCGGTTCGGTGCCGATCGAATACCTGCCGATCAGCGTCAACTACAACGCCGACTGGGTGAAAGAGCGCTCGGTCAGCGACCTGGCCCTGTCGGCGGTGTTCAACCTGCGCGGCGTCGGCGACGGCCGCGCTGCGTTCGACGCCAAGCGCTATCAGGCGCAGCCGAATTTCTTCTACCTGCGCGCCTCCGGTTCGCACACCTGGAAATACAGCAACGACGCGCAGTTGATGCTGCGCCTGCAAAGCCAGTTCGCCGGCGAGCCGTTGATCAGCAACGAGCAATTCAGCATCGGCGGCCTCGACAGCGTGCGCGGCTATTACGAATCCGAATCGCTCGGCGACCTGGGCGCGGCGGCAACGCTTGAAGCGCGCACGCCGTCGTTCTCCGATTCGCTCGGCGATGCGTTCCAGGAACTGCGCCTGCGCGCGTTCGTCGATGCCGGTTATGCGCGGATCAACGATCCGCTGCCCGATCAGCTGCGCAGCGAGACCCTGGTCAGCGCCGGCTTCGGCGCATCGCTGAAAGCCTTCGGTCATTTCAACGGCTCGGTCGATGTCGCCAAGCCGCTGTCCAGCCCCAACGGCCGCGACCGCAAACCCGATGGGGTCGAAGTCGGCGTACGCCTGTGGGGCGAGTTCTGA